CCTGGCACCTGTGCCACCTGCACATGCCCTGGGGACAGATATGGGCAGATGTGGGGCCCAGGCTCCTGCGAAGGCCGGAGGGACAGATGTAGGGGGTTGGAAGAGTGGGAGGACAGCAGACAAGGAAGGAGCAAAGAAAGGGACCCTCACCAACGAGGGGCAGGAACTCCCGGATGTTTCCTGTCAGGTTCCCATCCATGATCTGCCAGTGGTATATGTCCTGGGACAGAGATTACTAGTCAGAGAACCCTCAGGCCCCACCATTCTTCCCAGGTTTGGAGAACAAGGGCCCTCTGGGAGGCACTCCCTTTCTTCCACTTACCATTTGTAACTGGAGGTTGGGTCTTCCAACCTTCTGTAAGATGGCCGCCGCTGGGAAGGAAAACAGGAGGGGGCCGTGACACTCAAGGAAAGCACAAGAATCAACGAGACAGGAGGCGGCACCAGGCCAAGGGTCCTACCCTGCCGGGGCGTATCCAGGAAGTACTGGGGGTCAGTGATGCGGGTGTTGATGGGCTCCAGCAGTCCCACGAGGTTCTCCTAGCACCAGGTTGGATCCATGAATAGAACAGAGCTCTTCTCCCCAGGTTTGTCACCCACCTTTCAGCCACTGGTCAAGCCCCTCCCCAGTCCCTCTGACCTGGGCCAGAGGCCAGCCTTGTGCCTCACTGCTCTCCACACTGTGTAACCCCTCTGCACACGCTCAGACACACGTTTGTGTCAGTATGCGTGTTTTCACTGCCATCTTACCCGAGCCAAAACCTCAGCTGCATGTCTCAGGTTATCCAGAAAAACTGTCTCCATTTCACCCCTGACTGCTGCTCGATCAGCACCCTGGGGTACTCGGCCGGCCATCAGGTGAATCCTGTGGGGGAA
The Rhinolophus ferrumequinum isolate MPI-CBG mRhiFer1 chromosome 9, mRhiFer1_v1.p, whole genome shotgun sequence genome window above contains:
- the HYI gene encoding putative hydroxypyruvate isomerase isoform X2, whose protein sequence is MAPLRFSANVSWLFPELPGLPARLRAAGKSGFKAAEIGWPYAETPEALARAAREAGLQLVLINTPPGDREKGENGLGAVPGKQAAFREGLEQAVLYAKALDCPRIHLMAGRVPQGADRAAVRGEMETVFLDNLRHAAEVLARENLVGLLEPINTRITDPQYFLDTPRQAAAILQKVGRPNLQLQMDIYHWQIMDGNLTGNIREFLPLVGAWAPHLPISVPRACAGGTGARPGGSWQPWGAQLPLSIPTAGR